GAATCCACTCCTTAAAAAACTAATGCATGGAGTACATTAATTTTTTCGGCATTGTTTTTGGAAAACATATACCATTAAAAATTTATATATGAAAAAAATACTTTTAATGTTGTTTGTTGCCTTAGGGACTTTAGCAACACAAGCGCAAGAAATTAAATGGATGTCGCTTGATGAAGCACTTGCCGCTCAAGAAAAGGAGGCAAAACCAATTTTTATGGATGTTTATACCGATTGGTGTGGTCCGTGCAAAATTTTGGATAGAGGTACATTTCGTGATAAAAACATTGTTGATTATATTAATGCAAATTATTACGCTGTTAAGTTTGATGCTGAAGGTGCTAGTGAGGTTGCATACAAAGGAAATAAATACTCAAATCCGAACTATATTATTAATAAAAAAGGTAGAAATTCAGTACATGACTTTACAAGGTTTATGAAAGTAAGAGCCTACCCGACGATAGTATTCTTCGACGATAAGGGCAATTTGAAATATCTTTTAGAAGGACCTAGAGATGCAATACAATTAATGAAAGTTCTTGAAAAATTTCAGTCATGAGCCAGTTTTGAAGAGAGTAATACTACATCAGTTAATATAACGCTATACTATTAAAATAATACCTATGAAAAAAATATTTTTAACGCTTTTAGTTGTTTTAGGGACTATTGCAATACAAGCACAGGAAACAACAGAATGGCACACTGATATTAAGAAGGCAATAAAACTTTCTGAAGAAACGAAAAAACCATTATTACTATTTTTTACAGGTAGCGATTGGTGTGGTTGGTGTGTACGCCTACAAAAAGAAGTTTTAAAAACGCCTGAGTTTGAGAAGTGGGCTAAAGAGAACG
The Flavobacterium litorale genome window above contains:
- a CDS encoding thioredoxin family protein, which produces MKKILLMLFVALGTLATQAQEIKWMSLDEALAAQEKEAKPIFMDVYTDWCGPCKILDRGTFRDKNIVDYINANYYAVKFDAEGASEVAYKGNKYSNPNYIINKKGRNSVHDFTRFMKVRAYPTIVFFDDKGNLKYLLEGPRDAIQLMKVLEKFQS